In the genome of Paenibacillus pabuli, one region contains:
- the tsaD gene encoding tRNA (adenosine(37)-N6)-threonylcarbamoyltransferase complex transferase subunit TsaD has product MKDFNEKISSAPSYILAVETSCDETSVAVVKDGREVLSNLISSQIETHKAFGGVVPEVASRKHVEVITLMLEQAIEQSGIRPRDLSAIAVTQGPGLVGALLVGIVAAKTMAMALGKPLIGTHHIAGHIYANRLTHELQYPAMALVVSGGHTELVHMESEGKFKLIGRTRDDAVGEAYDKVARALGCPYPGGPHVDRMAAEAEQVVPLPRVWLEADSYDFSLSGLKSAVLNVLNQAKMRGETLEPSAVARGFQEAVVEVLVEKAVRAVREYGSRQLLLCGGVAANRGLRSALQERCVKEGLELLIPPMEYCTDNAAMIGAAAYLKWQRGEITEFDAKADPGLSLEAWSVQSL; this is encoded by the coding sequence ATGAAGGATTTCAATGAAAAGATAAGTTCAGCACCATCTTATATATTGGCCGTGGAGACTAGCTGTGATGAAACATCCGTAGCGGTAGTCAAGGATGGACGGGAAGTGTTGTCCAATCTGATCTCGAGCCAGATCGAGACACATAAGGCATTTGGCGGGGTTGTGCCTGAAGTGGCTTCGCGTAAACACGTGGAAGTGATTACATTGATGTTGGAGCAGGCCATTGAGCAATCCGGTATCCGTCCGCGTGATCTGAGTGCGATTGCCGTGACGCAAGGACCCGGACTGGTTGGTGCATTGCTGGTCGGCATCGTGGCAGCGAAAACCATGGCCATGGCACTTGGCAAACCGCTCATTGGCACACATCATATTGCAGGGCATATCTATGCCAACAGACTTACCCATGAGCTGCAATATCCAGCAATGGCATTGGTGGTTTCCGGAGGCCATACCGAGCTTGTGCATATGGAATCCGAAGGCAAGTTCAAACTGATTGGACGTACGCGTGACGATGCTGTAGGCGAGGCTTATGACAAAGTGGCACGTGCACTGGGTTGTCCATACCCGGGAGGACCGCATGTGGACCGGATGGCTGCTGAAGCAGAACAGGTGGTACCTTTGCCGCGCGTCTGGCTTGAAGCAGATTCATATGATTTCAGCCTTAGCGGTCTGAAGTCAGCTGTACTTAATGTTCTGAATCAAGCCAAAATGCGCGGAGAAACGCTTGAACCATCCGCTGTGGCACGGGGATTCCAGGAAGCTGTTGTTGAAGTTTTGGTCGAAAAAGCAGTAAGGGCTGTCCGTGAATATGGCTCACGTCAATTGCTGTTATGCGGTGGCGTTGCGGCTAACCGGGGATTGCGTTCAGCTTTACAGGAGCGTTGTGTGAAGGAAGGACTCGAATTGCTGATTCCGCCGATGGAGTATTGCACCGACAATGCCGCGATGATTGGAGCCGCGGCGTATTTGAAGTGGCAGCGGGGAGAAATAACGGAATTCGACGCCAAGGCTGATCCTGGGCTTTCGCTTGAGGCATGGTCTGTTCAATCGCTATAG
- a CDS encoding 2-isopropylmalate synthase has protein sequence MTTNNNKRMIEIFDTTLRDGEQAPGASLQPEQKIELAHQLASLGIDVIEPGFPISSPGEFAAVQAISRQLQNVEICGFARAVKGDIDAAVRATADAARRRIHLFISSSDIHIEHQLRRPRSEVVATAREMVSYARQFTDIVEFTAMDAARTKMDDLIEMVEVAIEAGASIINLPDTVGYALPHEYGEMFRQVREGARGGDKVRYSAHCHNDLGLAVANSLAAIANGASQIEVTINGVGERTGNCALEELIMALETRGDAIGATTNIRLNQMYETSRQISRAMHFPIAYNKPVVGRNAFQHESGIHQDGLLKNRSTYEIMDPEALGIPRSMIILGKHSGRHALKDRVRKYGFEPDEQQMEQLYEVFKETADQQKVVSDDQLLQMVSQTMNIPAQDYELVELQVTAGSMTDRMAAVRIRTSAGEQSYSAVGGGPVDATIRAIGQSISDDITFVDMEMHALSGGEAASAEAAVTVERAGREFRGTATHNDIVMAAGLAYVAACNAAGLKAESTESDEPVHA, from the coding sequence ATGACAACGAACAACAACAAACGCATGATTGAGATTTTTGATACAACACTGCGCGATGGGGAACAGGCACCGGGAGCGAGTCTGCAGCCTGAGCAAAAAATTGAACTGGCACATCAGTTGGCTTCTCTGGGCATTGACGTCATCGAGCCTGGATTCCCGATCTCAAGTCCAGGTGAGTTCGCGGCGGTTCAGGCGATTTCCAGACAACTGCAAAACGTGGAGATTTGCGGATTCGCGCGTGCGGTCAAAGGGGATATTGATGCAGCCGTTCGAGCAACCGCTGACGCAGCGCGCCGCCGTATTCACCTGTTTATCTCCTCTTCGGACATCCATATTGAGCATCAACTGCGTCGTCCGCGTAGTGAAGTCGTGGCTACTGCCCGGGAAATGGTCTCCTATGCACGTCAGTTCACCGATATTGTGGAATTCACCGCCATGGATGCAGCTCGTACAAAGATGGATGATCTGATCGAAATGGTTGAAGTAGCTATTGAAGCAGGGGCAAGTATTATCAATTTGCCAGATACGGTTGGGTACGCGCTGCCGCATGAATATGGAGAGATGTTCCGTCAGGTACGTGAGGGTGCAAGAGGTGGAGATAAGGTACGTTACAGCGCTCACTGTCATAATGACTTGGGGCTCGCGGTTGCTAACAGTCTGGCTGCGATTGCCAACGGTGCTTCCCAGATTGAAGTAACCATCAACGGTGTGGGGGAGCGGACGGGCAACTGTGCCCTGGAGGAACTGATTATGGCTCTGGAGACGCGCGGAGACGCCATTGGTGCAACAACGAATATCAGACTGAACCAAATGTATGAGACATCCCGTCAGATTAGCCGTGCGATGCATTTCCCAATTGCATACAACAAACCGGTGGTAGGGCGTAATGCCTTTCAGCATGAGTCTGGTATTCACCAGGATGGATTGCTCAAGAACCGGAGTACGTATGAGATTATGGACCCGGAAGCGCTGGGGATTCCCCGCAGCATGATTATTCTGGGCAAACATTCCGGGCGTCATGCTTTGAAAGATCGGGTTCGCAAATATGGCTTTGAGCCGGATGAGCAGCAAATGGAACAACTGTATGAGGTATTTAAAGAAACTGCTGATCAACAGAAAGTGGTTAGTGATGACCAGTTATTGCAGATGGTAAGCCAGACCATGAATATTCCTGCCCAGGATTATGAACTGGTTGAATTGCAGGTAACAGCAGGCAGCATGACGGATCGAATGGCAGCCGTTCGTATTCGCACGAGCGCAGGGGAGCAATCCTATTCTGCGGTTGGCGGTGGTCCGGTAGATGCGACCATTCGTGCGATTGGACAGAGTATTTCAGACGATATTACCTTTGTCGACATGGAGATGCATGCACTGAGCGGAGGAGAGGCTGCGAGCGCGGAAGCTGCAGTTACGGTGGAGCGTGCAGGCCGTGAATTCAGGGGAACTGCCACTCATAATGATATTGTCATGGCCGCCGGTTTAGCGTATGTAGCAGCTTGCAATGCAGCCGGACTAAAGGCGGAATCTACTGAAAGTGATGAACCGGTGCACGCGTAA